Below is a window of Clostridium sp. JN-1 DNA.
TTGTATCTGATGGAACTGCAGCTGAAATACTAAAATCCAATCCCAATATTGAATCAACTACAGGAAGAAATATAGGAGAATTAATTGAAAATCAAAAGAATATATCAGAAGTACCTAATGTGGATTTAAAGGAATTTTCACAAAAATTAATGAGTAAAACAACAGCTCCTGTTGCACCTATAATTAAAGTGGGTAAAGATGAAAAAAGAAATACATTATACCTTACAAGTACAGCAGTATTTAATAAAGAAAAAATGATTGGAGTTTTAAATAAGACAGAAACAAGGGGTTTTTTGTGGGGGACTGGCAATATGAATGGTGAGGTCAGTATAATAAATATGCCAGATGGTAATGGAAAAGTGAGTATTGAAATAAGAAATGTTAAATCTAAAATAATACCAGCAGTTAAAAGTGATGGAGTATATATAACCATGAAAATAGATGAAAGAGGAGACATATCTGAAAATACCTCTTCTGAAGATGAGTCTAATCCAGAGATTATCAAAAAATTTGAAAGAATTCAAGAAGACGTAATAAAAAAAGAAGTAATATCAACACTCGAAAAAGCAAGACAAATTAATGCTGATGTATTTGGATTTGGCGATATTATATATATGTACCATCCAAAAGAATGGAATAAAATGCAGACTAACTGGCAAGAAAATTTTAAAAACATTAAAGTTAATGTAAATGTTAAAGCAAGTATAGAACGAAGCGGGAAAATAATAAAATCAATTAAGTCAAAGGATATATAAAGAGGTTTAAAGATGTTATTAGTTATAATATTTCTTATAATCATGGTACTTATTGAAGCACATAATCTCATTAAAGGAAGGTACTGGCGTGAGTTTAAAGCATTTTGTATAATAATATTTTTCGCATTAATCATATTAACTCTCTATATTTTTAACATTCAAGTCTTAAATCCAGTAGTTATTATGAATTATTTTATAAAGAATGTATTACATTTAAATTATGATTGAATTTAATATTAATATATTATAGGAGAGTATTACCTATGAAAATTGAAAATGGTGTTATATCAAGTTCACAATTAATGTTTCTAATTATTGGATTATTTCAAGGATCTGCACTTACAGCATCTTTTATAGTTGAAGTTGTAAAACAAAATATGTTAATCATTGCAGTAATAAGTGCTATTTTGATGATACCATTATTTTTAATCTTTATATATTTAGGAACAAAATTTTATGGTAAAAATTTAATAGAAATAAATGATATAGTATACGGCAAGTATATCGGAAAAGTTATTTCGCTTTTATATATAAATTTTTTTGGGCTTATAGTATTTTCAAACTTTAGATATACGTCCGACTTTTTTACTACATATATGTTTGAAAAAACAAACATGATAGTATTCATATTTGGCATTGCATTTGTTTCAATGTATGCAGTAAGAAATGGAATAGAGACTATAGCAAGAATTACTCCTATTATTGCAATATCAACTATTTGCGTTATTATATTTATTACAATAGCTACAATAAAAGATGCTAGTTTAAAAAACTTTCTACCATTTTTGCAAATCAACTTAAAGGATGCTGTACAGGGTATAAGCTTTATGTTGAGTATCACATTTGGTGAATTAATTTCATTACTTATGATATTTCCATGTGTAGGCAGCTCCAAAAATAAAATTAAAAAATATAGTTATATCGGATATGTAATAGGTACAATGTTCCTACTTATGGGTATTATAAGAAATACGGCTGTACTTGGAAATATTGCAAGTATACATAGAATTCCAAGTTATCAAATTGCTAGGATTTTAAGAATAGGGGAAATCATAACAAGGGCTGAAGTTTTAATTGCAATGGTTTTATTTTTTGACACGTTTGTAAAGGTATGTATTATGTATTATGCGGCTGTCTTAGGTATAGCACAATTGTTTAAATTAAGATCTTATAAGCCGCTTGTTCTCCCAATTGGAATTGTAGGTATAATACAGGCATTTTTTGCAAGTACTTCTAATGCAGATTATTCATATTTACTTTCCAGCATATACCCCATATATGGCATTATCTTTGTAGTCATAATTCCCATTATTTCCTTAACTATAATACTGATTAGAAAATTATTTTGTAAAAGTTTAGTGTAACCTCCAAAACATGTACCATAGTATGCAATACTGCGGTCTGTAATTGTGAAATCATATGAAGCCCTGAAAACATATTTAAATTAAAGGAATAAATTGTGATATAATGTTAATAAAACATGTGAAAGGAGGAATATTTTGAATATTGGTTCGATCAGGGGTATGGATAATATGGGATTAGAAAAGTACATCAAAGATACGAAGAGAATAGCGGAAAAACTATTAAATGAATATGTTGACCTAAACAACAAGAAAATTGTAAGCAGCGAACAAATTCATGACTTGAGGAAGAGGGCTTATAATATTAAGGAAATTTATGAATATATACATTGGGCAAATAATAAAATATATATTAATGACAGTGTTCCCGAAAGTCTCTGTAGAATACCAAAACGGGGGGAAATCTGGACGTGCCAACTTGGAAAAAATATTGGGTCTGAGGAAAATAAGATTAGACCTGTGATAATTGTTCAAAATGATACTGGAAATGAAAAAAGTCCTACGACAATAATAGTTCCAATATCAAATAGACCTAAGAAGATAGCTACACATATTGAACTTAGAAATAGTGATTATAAGTTAGTTGAAGGTGAAAAAAATAAAGTTACTGGTACAATTTTATGTGAACAAATTAAAGTTGTATCAAAGGCAAGATTGGGAAGACACGTAGCTACTTTAAAAAGTAACTTTGTGGAGAATATTCTAAATTCAAAATTAAAAGTATCACTTGAATTATAATTTTAATTAATTGCAATCATAAAAAAACTTAAGGTTTATGTTGATTAAATAATAAATTAATGGTATTATAAATAAGTAAGTGTTCTTACATACCTAGTGTTGATTAGGAGATTCTATCTCATATTAGTTTGATTTCATACCTGACATAGGTCAGGAGATTATATAACATAGCAAAAGGATTGGTATAACACCAGTCTTTTTAATTTTATAATAAATTATCTTAACATTACTTAATTGTATTCCAGTCAATAATAAGTTTGAAGGTTAGTCATGCAAATTGGGAAATGTCAAGTTTTGACCTCAAATCAGTATTGTAGTAAAATGTTTATAGCAAATTTAAAAAGAGAGGTATTTTAATTATGAAGCGGGCGTTAAAAAAGTTAGTTTTGTTTTTTATTACAGCTGCCATACTTATTTCAGTGGTAGGCTGCTCTACTAAGAGTAGTCAGGTTAAACCAGACAAAGATCCTAAGAAAGTAGTGCAGGATGGTAAAATGACACAAAGACTTAAAAAAGAAAAAGAAGTATCCAATGGTCAAGTCTATGTACGGAATAAAACAGCAGTGGCTGCCATAGTATTAAAAAATGATGTTAGTAAAAAGGATGCTGAAACACTTGCTAATAAGTATGCTGATGATCTAAAGAAATCTTATAAAGACTTAAATGTAAATGTACAAGCTGTTCAAAATAATAAAAACATTGTAAATATAAGCAAGTAAGGAAAAATACCAGTTCGATTGAACTGGTATTTTTCTTTATGCTAATATTGGGTTTGTCTCAAATAAAGAATAAGTTTAGGGCAGTCCTAATTTACTTTGGTTAGCTTTTACAATTAAGTATTATTTTTATTGTTACTTATTATTTAATATGCTATATTAAGAATATATATAGAAGGTTGGTGAGTCTTATGAAACATGTTAAATCAGCAGCAAAGTATGTTGAAAATAAGAATTTAAGTGTATTTAAGTTTTTAGTTATTTCAATGTTTTTTTCTTTATTTTTACTAACGCCTAAAATGGTTTTGGCAGATAGTTTGTCTTATAAGGTGTTTCCAACACAGCAAAACATATCTGTAGACAAGCCATGGAAAATAATGTTTTCAGATAATATAGATTCAGCTTCAGCAAACAATGACAGCGTCAAAGTTGAGGATGAAAGTGGAAATCCTGTTGATATTGATATAAGTTCAGGTCAAAATTACATTATTGTAAAGCCTAAGACTAGTTATCAAGCGGGAAAAAATTATATATTATATGTTAACAATATAAAATCGCTAAAGGGAAATACTTTAAAAAGTCCTGGAATGATGAAATTTTCAACCTTAAGTCAAGCTTATGATCTTGTAGATACTCATAATTATAAGATCACAGATACTTTTACAGTTACATCAGAGGAGCCTACTAATGTAGACTTGACATTTAATTTGGGAACTCAAAGCAATTCACCTTATCAAAAGGATTTGAGTTTAGAGGTTTCAGGAGGAAATGCAAAATTGACTTCTGATGATTCTTCACATAAAAAGATGACTGCATCAGCTTATGTTGAACCAGGTACTAGTGTAAAGTATCAAGCAACAAGGACAATCCAAAATAGTGGAATAAGGTATACAAAGGATTTATCAAAAACTTCTAATGATTATAGTAAATTTGGTGACTATAGTAAATATACTTCTCCAGAACAAAACATAGAAAGTAATTCACCGGAAATAAAAGACAAGGCAGCACAGCTTTTTAATAGAATAGATAATCCTTACTATAAGGCAAAAAAAGCATACGAATTTGTAAATACTTATATGACTTATGATCAAAACAATGGAAATAAGGGAGCTTTAAATGCTCTTTTAACTGGGAAAGGTGTTTGTGAGGATTATGCAGAGCTATTTACAGCTCTTTTAAGAGCATCGGGGGTTCCTGCAAGAGTTGTAACTGGGTATTGGGTTGATTCAGGAGAATTTAGCAGCAGAAGTACTTTAAATCCATCATATGATGCACATGCTTGGGCAGAGTATTATCTTCCAGAGTATGGATGGATTGTAGTTGAGCCAACCAATGCGTACTTTTATAATGATGAAAGGATTGTAGACTACAGTTACTTTTCAAACTTAAGCAATTCAAGCCATTTTATAGAAGGTTATACTTCTCAAGGGGACGATAAGGATTCAACTTTGTATTATTCGTATACTGAAGGAAGTGGAGTAAAAATAGACAGAGAAACAACTATACAAATATTGGATAAATAAAGTCATATAAGTGCTTGAAGTTTCATAAACATATTAATAGCTATTTTAAAAGGATAGAATTGGGAGGTTTTTAAAAATGAAGCTAAAAAGGTATTTTAAAGTTATTTTAATTTTTTCTATCTTTTGTTCTACCCTACTTTTTTATAGTAATTCACATATTGCATTTGCAAATGATGATATTAAATGTTTAGATGTTAATTCAAGTGACTCATTTAATAGTATGTCTAGTTTTCAATATGGATTACTAAAAATAGAGAAGAATGGACTTTATGGATTAGCTGATAGTACTGGAAAGGTTATAATAAAGCCTCAATTTATATCTATAGATAACTTTAATAATGGAATTGCAAGAGTAAAAAAGGGTTCAAAATATGGTTTTATAGATAAAACAGGTAAAGTCATAGTAGAACCTGAGTTTGATAATATGTATGACTTTAAAGAAGGAATTGCACAAGTTAGTATTAATTCAAAATGGGGATTTATAGATGACAGCGGTAAGATTATAGTATCTCCTCAATTTGATAATGTATATGATTTTGAGGACGGCACGGCTAAAATAATGAAAGATGGTAAGTACGGTTTTGTAGATAAAAAAGGTAATGTAATTATAACACCTAAGTTTGATGATGCATGTGATTTCAATAATGGTATAGCACCTGTTAAAAAAGATGGAAATTGGGGAGTTACTGATAAATCCGGAAATTTTAAAGTTCTGCAATTTGATAGAATGAAGTCATTTCAAGACAAAATTGCACCTGTGGAGAAAGATGGAAGATGGGGTCTTGCAGATGATACGGGAAAAGTTATATTAGAGCCTCAATTTGACAATGTATATTTTTTAAATAAAAATCTACTAGTAGTTTCAAGAAATAATAAATATGGTGTTGTAGATAGGACAGGTAAGACAATTTTAGATATAGATTATACTAGTATAACTTCTACAAATAGCGGTTCATTTATAGTTGTTAAAGATGGATTAAGTGGTATTATAGATAGTACAGGCAAAATTGTAGTATCACCTAAATTTGATCATATATCGGATTACTATGAAGGAAAAGCAATTGTAACATATAGTGGAAGAGATTATTTCATAAATGAAACAGGAAAAATCAATTATAAATCTAAAGTTAAAACCATATATTCTTTCCAAGATGGACTTGCCAGAGTATTTGATGGATCAAAGTATGGATTTATAAATAGAAAAGGTCAAACTGTAATTGAACCAAGGTTTGATTATGCATCTGACTTTAACGAAGGTACGACTGTAGTGAAGATAAATGACAAATGGGGAATCATAGATAGACTTGGAAATACTGTTGTTGAGTGTAAATATGATTATGCATCTAATTTTGAAGATGGAGCTGCTGTAGTTAAAAAAGATGATATTTATACTATACTAACTAATACAAATATGAGTTCATCATGGAATAATGAAAAAGTTGATTCCAATAAAGGGTGGAAAATAACATTCAATAGACCAGTAAATCTCGGCAAAAGTACTGACAGCGATGATGATGATAATTACGGTGATGATATAGTAGATAATGTGAGTGTTAAAAATAGTATGGGAATTGAGATGAATGTATCTTTAAGCTGTCCAGATTCCAGGACTATAATCATAAAACCGCCTTATTCTGGATACATTCAAGGAAAGGATTATACTATCACTATATTAGATGGTATAAAGTCTAAAGATGGAAAAACCTTAAATCCAAAAGTTATAAAAAAGAATTTTACTATAAGTGACAACTAAAGCCTTGGAAAATAAGTGCAAAAAGGCTATATACAAATGACTAGTGCAGTTCTCCTGTACTGTGAAAATACAGCAGCTGCATTAGCATTTTATTGAATAAATTTCACCCAAATCATTTGATTTTACAAGTCTATTATGATATATTAAATTAGAAAATGAAAATTATCGTATTTAACTATAATTTTATGGGATTTTATAGTTGATTTGAAATTGATGCTTAAGCGTTTGTAGTAATTATAGAAGCTTGGAGGTATATAATGGTAAAGAAAGTACAAAAAACAAAGACAAGCAGTGCTAAGAGAGATGCAAAGGCAGAGGTTCCAACAGTTCTCTCACTTGTGGAACATGATCAAGTTGTAATGTCTGATGTTCAAAAAGAAATATTAACAGATGAGATAGAAAAACTTCCTCCTATAAAAGAAGGAGAGTTAAATGTATCCGGCATCTATGCTTATGACTTAGGAGATAAATTAGAGGTTAAGGCTTATATAAGAAATGGATATTCCAGAAGTATTGCTTTAAAATACATACCATTTATGTTATTAAATTCTAAGGATGAAAAACTAGCTTATCAGATGTTTAATCTAGAAGAGTTAGGAGAAATTCCATCTGGTGCAGCAAGACCAGTAAAACTTTACTTTGAAAAAAAGAATGTTTATGTAGACAAGATTTCTTTAGATGATTGGAAAATAGCTTTTGATGCAAGATTAAAAGTTCTTAAAAAGGTTAAAGTATCTTATCAAGATTTGCCAATAATAGATTTAAACAGCAGAATGGTATTTGAAAGCTTTTTGGATGAGCTTCCTGACTTAAATGAAGGGGAATTTAGCATTTCTAAATTTAGCATTGGAATCGAGAAAAATGGTAATATAATAGTTACAGTTATAATGAGAAATGCAACAGCTAAACCAATTAAGTTGGAAGAGATGCCTGTTAGTGTAAAAGATCAAAATGGGAATGTAGTAAAATCCAATTTATTTCAACTTAATGATTTTGTAGTTAATCCACTTAAAGCAAAAGTATGTAATTTTGCATTTCCTACTAAAATTAGATTACAAGAAAATATAGCATTAGATGATTGGGATATTTCTTTTAAATTAGAAGAATTAGCGAAAACTCCAGAAAATGCATAAATATTAAATAAAAGACACTTTAAGGAATCTTGAGGTGTCTTTTTGTTATTTTAAGATGTAATAAAATGTTATAAAGTACTTGTATTTTTGTTGGTTAATGTAGTAAGCTTTAATTATAAATGTAGAATATGTTGAATTCTGAAAGTAAGTCCAGGGTAGGTAAATGGAGATATGGATGAGTGAAAAAATTAGGCTTAGTTTGTAAATTTTTAATTGCAGTATTTATGACTGAGTTTATATAAAAAATTTTTTTATAAAATTAATTATATAAACATAAATAATATATAGAGAAAGTAATTGTACAGTTTAAGGAGGATATAATCAAAGTGAATTTTTATTCATTACTTTTAATTGCATTAGCCCTTTCCTTGGATGCTTTTGGAGTAGCTTTAGCTATAGGCTTAAATAACAGCGTAACTGTAAAAGATAAACTTCTTTTTATTTTTTCTTTTGGCTTTTTTCAGTTTTTGTTCTCATTTTTAGGGTCTTATATAGGTGTATTATTTAACAAATACATAACCTCTGTACCAGAGATCGTAGGAGGAACCTTAATAGTTATAGTTGGACTCATGATGCTAAAAGAAGGATTTGAAAAGAAAAGTGAATGTATTTTAATAAAACCAGAGATGTTTGTTATACTTGGAGTATCAGTAAGCATAGATGCAGCAGTTATAGGCTTTACGATATTTAATAATATAGCAAGTAATTTTATTGTATTAAAATATACATTATTTATAGGAATTGTTACATTAGTTATGTCTAGTATTGCATTTTTAATTGCAAAATTTTTAAAACGTATTGAAATATTGAGTGAGTATGCAGATTATGTAGGAGGGGCGATACTTATTCTATTTGGTATCAAGATGATATTCTTGTAATGGAAACTTGGGGTGAGATTGTTTTGGAAACAAGTAAGTATTTGAAGAAAAAAGGATTAAAGGTTACTAAAGCCAGAGTAAATATACTTAATATATTACTTGAGAGTGAAAAAGCAATTAGTGCTGAATATATATTTGAAGAATGTAAAAGTAAAAATGAAAATATAGATTTGTCAACGGTTTATAGAACTCTTGAATTATTTGAAAACAAGAATATAATAATACGATTTAATTTGGATAAACAAAGATATGTTTATGCAATTAAGAAAGAGCATCATAAACACATATTAAAGTGCATAATGTGTCATAAGAGGGTAGAAATAGACTGCCCTATGCAGCAAGTTAAACAGATTATTAAGAATAATACTGGTTTTGATTTATTTGATGAAGGATTAAAAACGAATATTGAAGGAATTTGCGAGGAGTGTCAAAAGAAAGTAAAAAGTAAGAATAGATAAAAGTTACCTATTCTGAAGAATTATTTGAATTTGATTGGCTGGGATAAATTCTTTTTATTTTCCAGATTCCTTTATTATTCTTTTCTAAAAATACGTTATAAATTAATCTTTTATGAGGAGATTTATATGCTGAACCATCCACTTTTACTACAGCTATCTCTCCATTGGAAAATGATAATTTTGTACTGTTAATGCTTGCCAGCCTATAATTATTAAAAAAACCTGTAGTAACATGTTTTTGAACTGCATAGTTAATATTTTTACACTTAATATTATGATATGTATGCTTTGCAAACATGCATGATGAAGTTACTAATATAATTAATAAAATAATAGACCACTTTTTCATATTAGCCTCCTACAATGTAGATATTATATAATAATATAATAACCAAAAATTGTAAATAAGTAAACACCTTCAATTTTGGAAAGGGTTACAAATTCATAAAAACACACTAATTAAGAGGTGAAAAAATGAGACTTGAATCTATAAATAGGATAAAAGTAGGAGATGTACTTGCTAAAAATATTTTAACTAATAATGGACAAGTTCTTTTAAGAACAGGTGTTAAGTTAAATCAATTATATATAGATAAACTAAAAAAATTAGGAGTATTTTATATCTATGTATATGATGATAGATTAGATGATATAATTGCAGAAGACAGCAGACTCATGAGTTTAAAGCAAAGTTCAATAAAAAGTATGAATAGAATAATGAAAAATATTCACGATTGTAATGGCAGAGATCTTAAAAAATCATTAGCTACTGTAGAGAGTTTAATAGATTATATATTAGAAGACGCTGATGTAAACAGCAGTTTATATGATATACAGACATATGATAATTATACATATGTACATTCTTTGGATACCTGCATAATGGCTACTTTTTTGGGGATATCATGCAATTATACTGGATGGGATTTAAAAAAACTTGGAATTGGTGCTGTACTTCATGATGTAGGTAAAACAGAGGTTCCTATAAATGTTCTTAATAAAAGTGATAAATTAACTGATGAAGAATTTAATGAAATAAAGAAACACCCAATATATGGTGTTGATATATTAAAGAAATTTATTTCAATACCTGATTCGGTAATCAAAGTTGTTGGTCAGCATCATGAAAGAGTAGATGGAAAGGGCTATCCGTATGGCCTAACTGATCTTCAAATAACCAACTTTGCTAAAATTGTATGTATATGTGATGTATATGATGCTGTGAGCAATGATAGATGCTATAGGAAAAAGTTTAGTCCTAATGATGCATATGAATTAATACTTGCTGGAAGCGGTGTGAGTTTTGATGATAAGATAGTTCAAAATTTTAAGAATACTTTTTCAGTGTATCCACTTGGCTGCTGCGTAAGACTGTCAAATGGGAAAGAAGGTTACGTTGTAAGACAGAACAAAGGATTTCCAGATAGACCAGTTGTGAGAGTATTATATGATGCAGAGACGATGATACCAATACCCATTTATGAAATAGATTTAATAGAGAATACTAATATTGTTATAAGTGAGGTAGTTATTTGACATTCTTTCATAATATGTATAAAATCTTATTACACAGTATAAAGTAAATCTTGGATTTATTATTGTATACTGTGTATTTTTATTCGATAAAATTATACTGAATTTTTGTTTGAATGCAGCCCATATAGTTAATTATTTTATAATTTTAAGGAGAAGCTTATGGAAAGGTTTGTTAAGAACTTAATAGAAGGTTTGTGCCGTTTATATAATTTTAATATTGTTGAATTCAATAATGCATATGGTTTAATTGGCAATTTTGGTGTAATTAAAAAAGGTAAAAATAACATGGAAGTTATATTTTTTTCAGACTTTAATTATAGAAATCATTTAGATAAAGATGAACTTAAGAGCTTTTTAAAATCTGAATTAAAATGCAATAATTTAAGCTTAGTTGAAGTTTCAATAGGAAGCAGCTTAAATTTAAAACAATATAATAGTCAAATTAATCCACAATGTGGATTAATTTTAATCGACGTTGTGGAAAAGAATATATTGTGTTCTGATTCGACTCTCAAAGAAACTGCAAATAAATTAGCTTATTGTATGAATATAATAACAACTAAACACGATAACGTGAGGAAAAAGACCCCAATGCCAATAATTACATATGTTATAGCAGCTTTAAATATAATTGCTTATATTATTACAGCTTATCTATCCAATAATATTGTAGATAGCAATATAAATGTATTGGTGTTTCTTGGAGCAAAGGTAAATAGTCTCATTTCTCAAGGAGAATATTATAGATTAATTACCTGCATGTTTTTGCACGGCGGTATCATACATATTACCTTAAACATGTATGCACTAGTTGCTTTAGGACCTCTGATTGAAAATATATATGGAAAGTCAAAATATATAATTATATATTTTATATCTGGAATAATGTCATCAATCTTTAGTTTTAAGTTTTCGCCGAGTATTTCAATTGGAGCTTCAGGAGCCATATTTGGACTGCTTGGAGCAGCTTTAATATTTGGAATTAAGATGAAAGGCAGGATAAATAAAGATTATACTTTTAACATTGTATCTGTTATAATCGTAAATTTGATTATAGGATTTTCAATGCCTAATGTTGATAACTTTGGACACTTAGGTGGATTAATTGGCGGTGTTTTAACTTCAAGTCTTTTGTTTCCGCATGTTTCGAAAAATTTAAAAGGGGGAGAAAGTGTTTAAAACAAATTCGTCCCCTCTGAATATTAAGTATAGTTAAATCTTAAATATGTATTTTATTAGCCCCTCTTTTTAAACAAACTTTTTACAGAAGATAGAAGCTTACTTACATTTTGAGTTCCAATTATTTTGGATGCGTTATTTATAAATTGTTTAGTTAAAAGAATTATATTTTCCTTACCTTCCCAATTTTCTAATATGATTTTTTGTGGTATTTCATTTATTATGCAATTTAATATAAAAAATATTATAACTACATCATCAATTTGACCTATAAAAGGTATAAAATCAGGAAATATATCAATTGGACTTGCTAAGTAAGCTACTGCTCCTGCTAACATTATCTTAATCGTACTTTTAACTCTTTTATCCTTAAATAACTTCCACAGTAATATTGTTATATCGGGAATAAACATTGCATATTGTATTATATCTTCATAACTGTTTGGAACCTTATTTAAAATTTGTTCTCTTTTCTCTCTATATTTGTTTTTTAATAAAGATTTATTTGCTTTTTTTTTAAAAGCCTCTGTAGGTTTATTTGGATCATAGACTATATTTTGAGCATCTATTTCCAATTTGTCTTTTACAATTGTTATTTGTCTTAAGTTTAAGTTCAAGTATGGAATCAACTTGTATATTAAATCCAAGTTGACAGTTAAAGTATCTTTTTTTAGTTCTACCCCATAGTCAGCATAATCATTTAACAGCTTTTTCAAAAACATATTTTTAAAACTGCTGAGCATACCTATTTTTGAAACATTTATGCTAAATATTTTTAAATTAATTATATTACCATATATACTGCCTATTCCTATTTTAGCTTGAAATGGAACTATAAGTTTCATATTATAGCTTCCTTTTATAGTTATTATCTCTTGTATTTCTATACTATCTATTTTAAGATCATCTATCTTTACAAAATCGTTTATAATTTCAAGTATATCCTGTCCGGTTAAAATAAATTTAGCAGCCGAAACCTTCATATAAATTCTCCCCTCTTAATATTTATAAATAAAGTATACAATAAATTTGAATCTTCTTCTACTGTGAAAATTATCAAGTTATAAAGACTCTAACTAAAACTAATCTTATGCTGAATTAAAACAATTATTCCATAAACTACTTTAACAAATTTTATGATTTTGATTAGACTAAAAGGTAAAAGTATTATAATATCTTTAAATAGAGAGAAGAACATAGAAATATTATTGATTAGAAAGGTGAAATTTAATGAAAAAGTATAAAAATAAGTTTAGAATAATTCCGATAGTTACAGCTATTTTGTTTGGGATTGCTTTAATATTTGCTAACTTCTCACATAGATCTGTAAATTATAGATCTTATGTTCTATTTCAAAAGGATGTATCAGCTAAAAAAATAACTAATGTTTATGTAACTAATTCTTCTAAGATAATGGTTAAGCTTAAAGATGGAAAAGTTTACGAGACTGATAATCCAAGAACAGATGATTTTAAGGAAGATTTATTAAAACAAGATATATCAGTTTCAGAAAATTTACCACTCGATTTTAAAAGTTTAATACCTACTATAGGATTGATAGCTTCGATAGCTATATTTTTAATAATGACAATGAAATCTTCAACTATAAAATCTAAGAG
It encodes the following:
- a CDS encoding SLAP domain-containing protein, whose translation is MVKKVQKTKTSSAKRDAKAEVPTVLSLVEHDQVVMSDVQKEILTDEIEKLPPIKEGELNVSGIYAYDLGDKLEVKAYIRNGYSRSIALKYIPFMLLNSKDEKLAYQMFNLEELGEIPSGAARPVKLYFEKKNVYVDKISLDDWKIAFDARLKVLKKVKVSYQDLPIIDLNSRMVFESFLDELPDLNEGEFSISKFSIGIEKNGNIIVTVIMRNATAKPIKLEEMPVSVKDQNGNVVKSNLFQLNDFVVNPLKAKVCNFAFPTKIRLQENIALDDWDISFKLEELAKTPENA
- a CDS encoding manganese efflux pump, which encodes MNFYSLLLIALALSLDAFGVALAIGLNNSVTVKDKLLFIFSFGFFQFLFSFLGSYIGVLFNKYITSVPEIVGGTLIVIVGLMMLKEGFEKKSECILIKPEMFVILGVSVSIDAAVIGFTIFNNIASNFIVLKYTLFIGIVTLVMSSIAFLIAKFLKRIEILSEYADYVGGAILILFGIKMIFL
- a CDS encoding Fur family transcriptional regulator; amino-acid sequence: METWGEIVLETSKYLKKKGLKVTKARVNILNILLESEKAISAEYIFEECKSKNENIDLSTVYRTLELFENKNIIIRFNLDKQRYVYAIKKEHHKHILKCIMCHKRVEIDCPMQQVKQIIKNNTGFDLFDEGLKTNIEGICEECQKKVKSKNR
- a CDS encoding HD-GYP domain-containing protein gives rise to the protein MRLESINRIKVGDVLAKNILTNNGQVLLRTGVKLNQLYIDKLKKLGVFYIYVYDDRLDDIIAEDSRLMSLKQSSIKSMNRIMKNIHDCNGRDLKKSLATVESLIDYILEDADVNSSLYDIQTYDNYTYVHSLDTCIMATFLGISCNYTGWDLKKLGIGAVLHDVGKTEVPINVLNKSDKLTDEEFNEIKKHPIYGVDILKKFISIPDSVIKVVGQHHERVDGKGYPYGLTDLQITNFAKIVCICDVYDAVSNDRCYRKKFSPNDAYELILAGSGVSFDDKIVQNFKNTFSVYPLGCCVRLSNGKEGYVVRQNKGFPDRPVVRVLYDAETMIPIPIYEIDLIENTNIVISEVVI
- a CDS encoding rhomboid family intramembrane serine protease, with amino-acid sequence MERFVKNLIEGLCRLYNFNIVEFNNAYGLIGNFGVIKKGKNNMEVIFFSDFNYRNHLDKDELKSFLKSELKCNNLSLVEVSIGSSLNLKQYNSQINPQCGLILIDVVEKNILCSDSTLKETANKLAYCMNIITTKHDNVRKKTPMPIITYVIAALNIIAYIITAYLSNNIVDSNINVLVFLGAKVNSLISQGEYYRLITCMFLHGGIIHITLNMYALVALGPLIENIYGKSKYIIIYFISGIMSSIFSFKFSPSISIGASGAIFGLLGAALIFGIKMKGRINKDYTFNIVSVIIVNLIIGFSMPNVDNFGHLGGLIGGVLTSSLLFPHVSKNLKGGESV
- a CDS encoding DUF1232 domain-containing protein, which codes for MKVSAAKFILTGQDILEIINDFVKIDDLKIDSIEIQEIITIKGSYNMKLIVPFQAKIGIGSIYGNIINLKIFSINVSKIGMLSSFKNMFLKKLLNDYADYGVELKKDTLTVNLDLIYKLIPYLNLNLRQITIVKDKLEIDAQNIVYDPNKPTEAFKKKANKSLLKNKYREKREQILNKVPNSYEDIIQYAMFIPDITILLWKLFKDKRVKSTIKIMLAGAVAYLASPIDIFPDFIPFIGQIDDVVIIFFILNCIINEIPQKIILENWEGKENIILLTKQFINNASKIIGTQNVSKLLSSVKSLFKKRG